A single Natrinema pellirubrum DSM 15624 DNA region contains:
- a CDS encoding phosphatase PAP2 family protein: protein MALGFVVLLTVLVVCIGLVATCAVCLDRTMLGRALADYDRRFVEIVPYLGVTALFFLGKRATHGYSLRISEALDWDLTAEIYAAEGEFVAWLQGITPEATLEFFSAMYMFGFPYLLVTAPILYFLLSSQRYFKELLVSYLLNYLVGSLFYTLFIVYGPRNHLSAVDGLMYSFYPQTQEMTAAVSANTNVFPSLHTSLSVVVVLLAWRSRREYPRWFPIASFVGACVVFSTMYLGIHWLIDVAAGVVLGVGAVVAADRIVARAEGDAGPVPAPDEREDGIASDPSD from the coding sequence ATGGCACTCGGATTCGTCGTACTGCTTACGGTACTCGTCGTTTGCATCGGACTCGTCGCGACCTGCGCGGTGTGTCTCGATCGAACCATGCTCGGCCGGGCGTTGGCCGACTACGATCGTCGATTCGTCGAGATCGTCCCGTATCTCGGCGTTACGGCGCTGTTCTTCCTGGGGAAACGCGCGACACACGGCTATAGCCTCCGTATCTCGGAGGCACTCGATTGGGACCTTACCGCCGAAATCTACGCTGCCGAAGGGGAGTTCGTCGCGTGGCTCCAGGGGATCACGCCCGAGGCCACGCTCGAGTTCTTCTCGGCGATGTACATGTTCGGGTTCCCCTACCTGCTGGTGACCGCGCCGATCCTGTATTTCCTGCTGTCCTCCCAGCGGTATTTCAAGGAACTCCTCGTCTCGTACCTGCTGAACTATCTCGTCGGATCGCTCTTTTACACGCTGTTTATCGTCTACGGGCCGCGAAACCATCTCTCGGCCGTCGACGGGCTCATGTACTCCTTTTACCCACAGACACAGGAGATGACCGCGGCCGTGTCGGCGAACACGAACGTCTTCCCGTCGCTGCATACGTCACTGTCCGTCGTCGTCGTGTTGCTCGCGTGGCGCTCCCGGCGGGAATATCCGCGGTGGTTCCCGATCGCGTCGTTCGTCGGCGCGTGCGTCGTCTTCTCGACGATGTATCTGGGCATCCACTGGCTGATCGACGTCGCGGCGGGCGTCGTCCTCGGCGTCGGGGCCGTCGTCGCCGCCGACCGAATCGTCGCCCGAGCGGAGGGCGACGCCGGTCCGGTTCCCGCGCCCGACGAGCGCGAGGACGGCATCGCGTCCGACCCCAGCGACTGA
- a CDS encoding Sjogren's syndrome/scleroderma autoantigen 1 family protein, with protein sequence MSDFDKEAEREKLREKYEQDQKEREATQRMSDLLLKGATMTNAHCGTCGDPLFQQNGTTFCPSCHGNPDAVEGTDLEAQPAEGAAPKGSDDGRAESASTDTAAPGAAGTESATGDGAAPTDQRRDDRTPTTDDATPPSAADRTRSTPTEPERQPPTADAAGRDASRSPTDDRSSDPGPSRRTPAATPSSVDGDLEAARDALVRSLERFAEEAAATDDPRYARDCLAAAREAGEALSTLR encoded by the coding sequence ATGAGCGACTTCGATAAGGAAGCCGAGCGCGAGAAACTCCGCGAGAAGTACGAACAGGACCAGAAAGAGCGCGAGGCGACCCAGCGGATGAGCGACCTGCTGCTCAAGGGCGCGACGATGACCAACGCCCACTGTGGGACCTGTGGCGATCCGCTGTTCCAGCAGAACGGCACCACGTTCTGTCCCAGCTGTCACGGCAATCCGGATGCCGTCGAGGGGACCGACCTCGAGGCTCAGCCAGCCGAGGGAGCTGCCCCCAAGGGAAGCGACGACGGGCGGGCCGAATCGGCGTCGACCGATACTGCCGCACCGGGCGCTGCTGGGACTGAATCCGCGACGGGCGACGGTGCGGCCCCGACCGACCAGCGACGCGACGACCGAACCCCGACCACCGACGACGCGACTCCCCCGAGCGCCGCCGACCGAACGCGGTCGACCCCGACCGAACCCGAGCGCCAGCCACCGACGGCCGACGCCGCCGGCCGCGACGCCTCGCGTTCGCCGACCGACGACCGCTCGAGCGACCCCGGCCCGTCGCGACGCACTCCCGCGGCGACCCCGTCGTCGGTCGACGGCGACCTCGAGGCGGCCCGTGACGCGCTCGTTCGGTCGCTCGAGCGGTTCGCCGAGGAGGCGGCCGCAACCGACGACCCGCGGTACGCGCGGGACTGTCTCGCGGCGGCACGTGAGGCCGGTGAGGCGCTGTCGACGCTTCGGTGA
- a CDS encoding TIGR00725 family protein translates to MRVSVIGGGTITDEQAARAERVGRELAARGHTVVCGGRGGTMAAVCRGAKAEGGTTIGILPGERRDAANDDVDLPIVTGLGHARNALVPLNGDAVIALAGGVGTLSEIGFAGIYDRPVVGLETHDVDAVGLDLETVDTPAAAVDAVEAALES, encoded by the coding sequence ATGCGCGTCAGCGTCATCGGCGGCGGGACGATCACGGACGAACAGGCGGCCCGCGCCGAGCGGGTGGGACGCGAACTCGCCGCACGCGGCCACACGGTCGTCTGTGGCGGTCGCGGCGGAACGATGGCGGCGGTCTGTCGCGGCGCGAAAGCCGAGGGTGGGACCACGATCGGGATCCTCCCTGGCGAGCGCCGTGACGCCGCCAACGACGACGTCGATCTCCCGATCGTGACCGGGCTGGGCCACGCCCGAAACGCGCTCGTCCCGCTGAACGGCGACGCGGTGATCGCGCTGGCCGGCGGCGTCGGTACCCTCTCGGAGATCGGTTTCGCCGGCATCTACGACCGGCCCGTCGTCGGTCTCGAGACCCACGACGTCGACGCGGTCGGGCTCGACCTCGAGACCGTCGACACCCCCGCCGCGGCCGTCGACGCCGTCGAAGCGGCCCTCGAGTCCTGA
- the mdh gene encoding malate dehydrogenase, with protein sequence MTKVSVVGAAGTVGAAAGYNIALREVADEIVFVDIPDKEDDTIGQAADTNHGVAYDSNTTIRQGDYADTAGSDVVVITAGIPRQPGQTRIDLAGDNAPIMEDIGSSIAEHNDDFVTVTTSNPVDLLNRHLYETGERAREKVIGFGGRLDSARFRYVISERFDVPVQNVDATILGEHGDAQVPVFSKVRVDGRDVAFDEDEKEELLEELQTSAMNVIEKKGATEWGPATGVGHMVEAILRDTGEVLPASVRLEGEYGHEDAAFGVPVKLGSDGVEEIVEWDLTEYERNQLGEAAEKLSEQYDKIS encoded by the coding sequence ATGACGAAAGTTAGCGTGGTCGGCGCGGCCGGAACCGTCGGGGCCGCTGCGGGCTACAACATCGCGCTTCGGGAGGTCGCGGACGAGATCGTCTTCGTGGACATTCCGGACAAGGAAGACGACACGATCGGGCAGGCCGCCGACACGAACCACGGCGTGGCCTACGACTCGAACACGACGATCCGACAGGGCGACTACGCGGACACCGCCGGCTCGGACGTCGTCGTCATCACGGCCGGCATTCCGCGCCAGCCGGGACAGACCCGGATCGATCTGGCCGGCGACAACGCGCCGATCATGGAGGACATCGGCTCCTCGATCGCCGAACACAACGACGACTTCGTCACCGTCACCACGTCGAACCCGGTCGACCTGCTGAACCGACACCTCTACGAGACGGGCGAGCGCGCCCGCGAGAAGGTGATCGGCTTCGGCGGCCGGCTCGACTCCGCCCGCTTTCGCTACGTGATCTCCGAGCGCTTCGACGTTCCCGTCCAGAACGTCGACGCGACCATCCTCGGCGAACACGGCGACGCCCAGGTCCCCGTCTTCTCCAAAGTGCGGGTCGACGGGCGAGACGTCGCGTTCGACGAGGACGAGAAGGAGGAACTCTTAGAGGAACTCCAGACCTCGGCGATGAACGTCATCGAGAAGAAAGGCGCGACCGAGTGGGGGCCGGCCACCGGCGTCGGCCACATGGTCGAGGCCATCCTCCGAGATACGGGCGAAGTGCTGCCCGCGAGCGTCAGGCTCGAGGGCGAGTACGGCCACGAGGACGCCGCTTTCGGCGTCCCCGTCAAGCTGGGCTCGGACGGCGTCGAGGAGATCGTCGAGTGGGACCTGACCGAGTACGAGCGCAACCAGCTCGGCGAGGCCGCCGAGAAGCTCTCGGAACAGTACGACAAGATCAGCTAA
- a CDS encoding ferredoxin: MKVEFDEDVCIGMFQCVAEWDAFEEDKSKGKAILADSEEVEEGVFVREVPDDAELDAKFAARSCPVDAITIYDDDGEQVIS, from the coding sequence ATGAAGGTCGAATTCGACGAGGACGTCTGTATCGGGATGTTCCAGTGTGTCGCCGAATGGGACGCCTTCGAGGAGGACAAATCGAAGGGGAAGGCGATCCTCGCGGACAGCGAGGAAGTCGAGGAGGGGGTCTTCGTCCGCGAAGTACCCGACGACGCGGAACTGGACGCGAAGTTCGCCGCCCGCTCCTGTCCGGTCGACGCGATCACGATTTACGACGACGACGGCGAGCAGGTGATCTCGTAG
- a CDS encoding class I SAM-dependent methyltransferase, with product MTADRSGPSESTAAADPLGLAMLAHHRDEPGQLVYRDGTDVRDGNVAEFYFSSPESWAPATVTVLDRVAEREPILDVGCGAGKHLLWWDERGVEAIGVDVSPTAVRTARERCEVRSTARRSGDAAERGVGGVLAGDMFDLPVATGAVGAVHAVGTQIGLGRSLAGIRDLLREFARVTDDAGVAVVDNYDPARLDDDFLGYRSDPREGIAHRCFHLEFVRETNGEQRREVGPTLQFLLCSPGRLREATVGTPWTTARVSRTDEDGHYSLELRKGNRDGPTK from the coding sequence ATGACTGCGGACCGATCCGGGCCGTCCGAATCGACGGCCGCGGCCGACCCGCTCGGACTGGCGATGCTCGCACACCACCGCGACGAGCCGGGACAACTCGTCTACCGCGACGGGACGGACGTACGGGATGGCAACGTCGCCGAGTTCTACTTCTCGAGCCCGGAGTCGTGGGCACCGGCGACGGTCACGGTTCTCGATCGAGTCGCCGAGCGTGAACCGATCCTCGACGTGGGCTGTGGCGCGGGCAAACACCTCCTGTGGTGGGACGAGCGCGGTGTCGAGGCCATCGGCGTCGACGTGAGTCCGACCGCCGTGCGAACGGCCCGCGAGCGGTGCGAGGTCCGCAGTACCGCGAGGCGAAGCGGCGACGCCGCGGAGCGCGGCGTCGGGGGCGTTCTGGCTGGCGACATGTTCGACCTGCCAGTCGCGACCGGCGCGGTAGGCGCGGTCCACGCCGTCGGGACGCAGATCGGCCTCGGGCGGTCGCTGGCCGGAATCCGCGACCTGCTCCGCGAGTTCGCCCGCGTGACCGACGACGCCGGCGTGGCCGTCGTGGACAACTACGACCCGGCGCGACTGGACGACGACTTCCTCGGCTACCGGTCGGATCCCCGCGAGGGCATCGCCCATCGCTGTTTCCACCTCGAGTTCGTTCGCGAGACAAACGGCGAGCAGCGACGCGAGGTCGGACCTACCCTGCAGTTCCTGCTGTGTTCGCCCGGACGGCTTCGCGAGGCGACGGTCGGAACGCCGTGGACGACGGCCCGCGTCTCTCGGACTGACGAGGACGGTCATTACAGCCTCGAGTTACGAAAGGGGAACCGCGACGGCCCAACGAAATAG
- a CDS encoding inorganic phosphate transporter codes for MVAFSFAVLVVASVTTCLFMAWVLGANSNSPPFAPAIGANAISTMQAAFVIGLLAAAGALMQGGSISETVGADLIDGVTITPLAATAGLLTAAGFMAIGIYTRYPIPAAFATTGAMIGVGLSLGGDPAIATYRRLGIFWALVPVMSGGLAYATATILRRDDVPETVGVPLLAGVVGAIVANVRLGVIPDPTADQGTLAGFVSRLIGGGPTLVAGIDLGTALVTVGAGLLAFFLVRDRVRVSVEDGIRSFLLVLGGIVAFSSGGSQVGLATGPLENLFRVELGLPGILLLAIGATGILAGAWMGAPRLLQATSREYAQLGVRRSIAALVPGFIIAQLAIALGIPISLNNIVLSGVIGGGLAGGSAGVSRRKIAVTITFWLITLSSSVVVSYGLYRLFAAMIGG; via the coding sequence ATGGTCGCGTTCTCCTTCGCAGTTCTCGTCGTCGCGTCCGTCACCACCTGCCTGTTCATGGCGTGGGTACTGGGGGCCAACAGCAACTCGCCGCCCTTTGCCCCGGCGATCGGCGCGAACGCCATCTCGACGATGCAGGCGGCGTTCGTCATCGGCCTGCTCGCGGCCGCAGGGGCGCTCATGCAAGGCGGCAGTATCTCCGAGACCGTCGGCGCGGACCTGATCGACGGCGTGACGATCACGCCGCTTGCGGCCACCGCGGGGCTGCTGACCGCGGCGGGCTTTATGGCGATCGGCATCTACACCCGGTACCCGATCCCCGCGGCGTTCGCGACCACGGGCGCGATGATCGGCGTCGGCCTCTCGCTCGGTGGCGATCCCGCGATAGCGACCTACCGCCGACTCGGGATCTTCTGGGCACTGGTTCCGGTCATGTCCGGCGGGCTGGCCTACGCGACGGCGACGATTCTACGACGCGACGACGTCCCCGAGACCGTGGGCGTGCCGCTGCTGGCCGGCGTCGTCGGCGCGATCGTCGCCAACGTCCGGCTCGGGGTGATTCCCGATCCGACCGCCGATCAGGGCACGCTGGCCGGCTTCGTTTCCCGACTGATCGGCGGCGGTCCCACGCTTGTCGCCGGGATCGACCTCGGCACCGCCCTCGTGACGGTCGGCGCCGGTCTCCTCGCGTTCTTTCTGGTCCGCGATCGCGTCCGCGTCTCCGTCGAGGACGGCATCCGCTCGTTCCTGCTCGTGCTGGGCGGCATCGTCGCCTTCTCGTCGGGCGGCTCGCAGGTCGGGCTCGCGACCGGGCCGCTCGAGAACCTCTTCCGAGTCGAACTCGGGCTGCCGGGGATTCTCCTGCTGGCGATCGGTGCGACGGGCATCCTCGCCGGCGCGTGGATGGGCGCACCGCGACTGTTGCAGGCGACTTCTCGGGAGTACGCCCAGCTGGGCGTGCGACGGTCGATCGCTGCGTTGGTACCCGGCTTTATCATCGCCCAACTCGCCATCGCGCTTGGCATCCCGATCTCGTTGAACAACATCGTCCTCTCGGGGGTCATCGGCGGCGGGCTGGCCGGCGGCTCGGCCGGCGTCTCCCGACGGAAGATCGCCGTCACGATCACCTTCTGGCTGATCACGCTCTCGAGTTCCGTCGTCGTCAGCTACGGGCTGTACCGGCTGTTCGCGGCGATGATCGGCGGATAA
- a CDS encoding universal stress protein: protein MGLAPEAPRMADSDPDRVLVPTLGRPREDEALAYALETFPDAEVTLLAVVTPLDAPLSEGGVLERDDERTAAARESATALLESVADSRPERVRIETAEGRPGTVVPRYASDEGIDHVVLYGSETGSTGFFRRFLGRGIAATVVERTAEPVTVLE, encoded by the coding sequence ATGGGACTGGCTCCCGAAGCGCCACGCATGGCCGACTCCGATCCCGACCGCGTCCTCGTCCCCACGCTCGGTCGCCCCCGCGAGGACGAGGCGCTTGCCTACGCTCTCGAGACGTTCCCCGACGCCGAGGTCACGCTGCTCGCCGTTGTCACCCCGCTCGATGCCCCCCTCAGCGAGGGCGGCGTCCTCGAGCGCGATGACGAGCGGACGGCGGCCGCCCGGGAGAGCGCGACCGCGTTGCTCGAGTCGGTCGCCGACAGCCGGCCGGAGCGGGTCCGGATCGAGACGGCCGAGGGCCGACCCGGAACGGTCGTCCCGCGCTACGCGTCCGACGAGGGAATCGACCACGTCGTGCTGTACGGCTCGGAGACCGGTTCGACGGGCTTTTTCAGGCGGTTCCTGGGTCGCGGGATCGCCGCCACGGTCGTCGAACGCACTGCGGAGCCGGTGACGGTGCTGGAGTGA
- a CDS encoding DUF6069 family protein, whose translation MDSEAGVSESARPLSRSDLVRSGAVALVVSLVINWLIVFMANAGGIAPELEALNYEPVSFFTTIGVVGATVTYGILARTVADQDRAFAIVAAIVLGLSVLPDFVVIPDQPGGSLFAGAVLGLMHVTTAVVCVWVLTDRRNGR comes from the coding sequence ATGGACTCCGAAGCGGGGGTGTCGGAATCGGCCCGGCCCCTCTCCCGAAGCGACCTCGTACGGTCGGGAGCGGTCGCGCTCGTCGTGTCGTTGGTCATCAACTGGCTCATCGTATTCATGGCGAACGCCGGCGGCATCGCGCCCGAACTGGAGGCACTAAATTACGAACCGGTGTCGTTCTTTACGACCATCGGAGTCGTCGGTGCAACCGTCACGTACGGGATTCTCGCGCGAACCGTTGCCGATCAGGACCGGGCGTTCGCGATCGTCGCGGCGATTGTCCTCGGTCTCTCCGTGCTTCCCGATTTCGTCGTCATCCCCGATCAGCCCGGTGGCAGTCTCTTCGCTGGCGCGGTTCTCGGTCTGATGCACGTCACGACGGCAGTCGTTTGTGTGTGGGTACTGACCGACCGCCGGAACGGACGATGA
- a CDS encoding ATP-dependent DNA helicase, protein MNIEELSGLPAGAVDHFRREGIEELYPPQAEAVEAGATDGENLVAAVPTASGKTMIAALSMLSSIERGGKALYIVPLRALASEKKEAFEAYEEFGVTVGVTTGNYESTSDWLATKDIVVATSEKVDSLVRNGADWLSELTCVVSDEVHLIDDRNRGPTLEVTLAKLRKLNPGMQQVALSATVGNADEIADWLDAALIDTDWRPIDLRMGVHYGNALNFDDGSTREVPIQGSEKQEAALVRDIVREGGSSLVFVNSRRNAEAAAGRLGGVVKPELTGDERAELADLADEIRDDSDTETSTDLADCVERGAAFHHAGLSSTQRSIVEEAFRDRLLKVISATPTLAAGVNTPARRVIVRDWRRFDPSAGGMAPLDVLEVHQMMGRAGRPGLDPYGEAVLLAKSHDESQELFDRYIWADPEPVRSKLAAEPALRTHVLATIASGFARTREGLLEFLEATLYASQSSEAGRLETVTDTVLEYLESNDFIEREARSASDSSSDSPRERDDHGAFTTAAALEGGGRDEDLEATSLGHTVSRLYLDPMSAAEIVHGLEDADERPTALGLYQLVSRTPDMYELYLRSGDDEQYGELFYEREAELLGAAPSEFEEERFEDWLAALKTGKLLEDWADETDEERITDRYQIGPGDLRGKVDTAEWLLGAAESLAAEIDSEWTVAVREARARVEHGVGEELLELVSVGGVGRKRARRLHDAGIEEPADLRTADKSVVLGALKGKKTAENILENAGREDPSMDGIEPSASDAADGTTGSDGTDDGTAEATEAEPDDSQASLGDF, encoded by the coding sequence ATGAATATCGAGGAGCTGTCGGGGCTCCCGGCCGGTGCCGTCGACCACTTCCGGCGCGAGGGCATCGAGGAACTCTACCCGCCCCAGGCCGAGGCCGTCGAGGCCGGGGCGACCGACGGGGAGAACCTCGTGGCCGCCGTCCCGACTGCCAGCGGGAAGACGATGATCGCCGCGCTCTCGATGCTGTCGTCGATCGAACGCGGCGGAAAAGCGCTCTATATCGTCCCCCTGCGGGCGCTCGCCAGCGAGAAAAAGGAAGCGTTCGAGGCCTACGAGGAGTTCGGCGTCACGGTCGGGGTTACGACGGGCAACTACGAGAGTACCAGCGACTGGCTCGCGACGAAGGATATCGTCGTCGCCACCAGCGAGAAGGTCGACTCGCTCGTGCGCAACGGCGCGGACTGGCTCTCGGAGCTGACCTGCGTCGTCAGCGACGAGGTCCACCTGATCGACGACCGCAACCGGGGGCCGACCCTCGAGGTCACCCTCGCCAAACTCCGAAAGCTCAACCCGGGGATGCAACAGGTCGCACTGTCGGCGACGGTCGGCAACGCCGACGAGATCGCCGACTGGCTCGACGCAGCCCTGATCGACACCGACTGGCGGCCGATCGACCTGCGGATGGGCGTCCACTACGGCAACGCCCTGAACTTCGACGACGGCTCGACTCGAGAGGTGCCGATCCAGGGCAGCGAAAAGCAGGAGGCCGCGCTCGTCCGCGACATCGTCCGGGAGGGCGGCTCGTCGCTCGTGTTCGTCAACTCCCGCCGGAACGCCGAGGCCGCCGCGGGCCGGCTGGGCGGGGTCGTGAAACCGGAGTTGACCGGCGACGAACGGGCCGAACTCGCCGATCTAGCCGATGAGATCCGCGACGACAGCGACACCGAGACGAGCACGGACTTGGCCGACTGCGTCGAACGGGGCGCGGCCTTCCACCACGCCGGCCTCTCGAGTACCCAGCGCTCGATCGTCGAGGAGGCCTTTCGCGACCGGCTCCTGAAGGTGATCTCGGCGACGCCGACGCTGGCCGCCGGCGTCAACACGCCGGCCCGCCGCGTGATCGTCCGCGACTGGCGGCGCTTCGATCCCAGTGCGGGCGGGATGGCTCCGCTCGACGTCCTCGAGGTCCACCAGATGATGGGCCGGGCGGGCAGACCCGGCCTCGACCCCTACGGCGAGGCCGTGTTGCTCGCGAAGAGCCACGACGAGAGCCAGGAGCTGTTCGACCGCTATATCTGGGCCGATCCCGAGCCCGTCCGGTCGAAGCTGGCGGCCGAGCCTGCGCTGCGGACCCACGTCCTCGCGACCATCGCCTCCGGCTTCGCCCGCACCCGCGAGGGGCTGCTCGAGTTCCTCGAGGCCACCCTCTATGCCAGCCAGTCGAGCGAAGCCGGCCGGCTCGAGACGGTCACCGATACCGTCTTGGAGTACCTCGAGTCGAACGACTTCATCGAGCGCGAGGCGCGTAGCGCCTCGGACTCCTCGAGCGATTCACCGCGAGAGCGCGACGACCACGGCGCGTTCACCACCGCGGCCGCCCTCGAGGGCGGCGGCCGCGACGAGGACCTCGAGGCGACCAGCCTCGGTCACACCGTCTCGAGGCTCTATCTGGATCCGATGAGCGCCGCCGAGATCGTCCACGGGCTCGAGGACGCCGACGAGCGACCGACAGCGCTGGGGCTCTACCAACTCGTCTCGAGGACGCCGGACATGTACGAACTCTACCTGCGCTCGGGTGACGACGAGCAGTACGGCGAGCTGTTCTACGAGCGCGAGGCCGAACTGCTGGGTGCCGCCCCGAGCGAGTTCGAGGAGGAACGCTTCGAGGATTGGCTGGCCGCGCTCAAGACCGGCAAACTGCTCGAGGACTGGGCCGACGAGACCGACGAGGAACGGATCACGGACCGGTACCAGATCGGCCCCGGCGACCTGCGCGGGAAGGTCGACACCGCCGAGTGGCTGCTGGGCGCGGCCGAATCGCTGGCCGCCGAGATCGACAGCGAGTGGACCGTCGCGGTCCGGGAGGCCCGCGCCCGCGTCGAACACGGCGTCGGGGAGGAGTTGCTCGAACTCGTCTCGGTCGGTGGCGTGGGTCGCAAGCGCGCCCGACGGCTCCACGACGCGGGGATCGAGGAGCCCGCGGACCTCCGGACTGCCGACAAGAGCGTCGTCCTCGGGGCGTTGAAGGGGAAAAAGACCGCCGAGAACATCCTCGAGAACGCCGGCCGCGAGGACCCCTCGATGGACGGCATCGAGCCGAGCGCGAGCGACGCCGCGGACGGGACGACCGGAAGCGACGGAACGGACGACGGCACCGCGGAAGCGACGGAGGCGGAGCCAGACGACAGTCAAGCGAGCCTGGGTGATTTCTGA
- the cgi121 gene encoding KEOPS complex subunit Cgi121, with protein MELLECSLAIDDLDAFVATLGEIGDRHDVTVQAFDARYVADRAHLERAVELADRAIDRGENVARDRAVEILLYAAGRRQIDRALEMGVDEGETPAVVLVDGDGDERAALEAVEDLTAFRGRTETLDSRDDETLCDFFGIPDAERAATDAGLAALVRERVALLEVEK; from the coding sequence ATGGAGCTACTCGAGTGTTCCCTCGCGATCGACGATCTGGACGCGTTCGTGGCGACGCTGGGCGAAATCGGCGATCGCCACGACGTGACGGTACAGGCCTTCGACGCGCGCTACGTCGCCGATCGCGCCCACCTCGAGCGGGCCGTCGAACTGGCCGATCGGGCCATCGACCGCGGCGAGAACGTCGCCCGGGACCGCGCCGTCGAGATCCTGCTGTACGCCGCGGGCCGCCGACAGATCGACCGGGCCCTCGAGATGGGCGTCGACGAGGGCGAGACCCCGGCCGTCGTACTCGTCGACGGCGACGGGGACGAACGCGCCGCGCTCGAGGCGGTCGAGGACCTGACCGCGTTCCGCGGGCGGACCGAGACGCTCGATTCGCGGGACGACGAAACGCTGTGTGACTTCTTCGGGATTCCCGACGCCGAGCGGGCGGCGACCGACGCGGGGCTGGCGGCGCTGGTCCGCGAGCGGGTCGCGCTGCTCGAAGTCGAGAAATAG
- a CDS encoding oxidoreductase: MATLEDPVEIGGLTIPNRLYRAPLLECAGNGPDAVDALIADLEPAAESGAGLVCQGATIVRGEGGCAAPGMTRVHDPEFVSRLSRLTDRIHDHGSRIAIQLEHGGLRSMETWHAEYRDEHPALEQLAVSRPPWQLRTLDQLGFLSYDPHVLTTEEVYDLAADFGRAAARAVDAGYDAVHLAGANMGIVQQFCSPFYNRRDDEFGGSPEARLEFLAVVHDEIRERAGDVPLLTKVPAETPAPPAPVVRRKLSLRDGVEIARRLEKIGYDAVVPVQTSVVWDMSIVRGEYPDRAWSNEGLQAEYDAAFGGAARKRLVALANRLQSLQYGFEPAWNETFCRRVREQVSIPVLAEGGIRERAQMDRLLGDSSGDHGTDADPACDMVGMARPFYAEPRLGARLLEAGSNGSATGGDDSVRVLCESCNNCTVPQATGAPGVCRTPTVVRKRGELERNGAYDRS, encoded by the coding sequence ATGGCCACCCTCGAGGATCCCGTCGAGATCGGCGGCCTCACGATCCCGAACCGGCTCTACCGCGCGCCGCTGCTCGAGTGTGCGGGCAACGGTCCCGACGCAGTCGACGCGTTGATCGCGGACCTCGAGCCCGCGGCCGAGTCGGGGGCCGGACTCGTCTGTCAGGGCGCGACGATCGTCCGCGGCGAGGGCGGCTGTGCCGCGCCGGGGATGACCCGCGTCCACGACCCCGAGTTCGTCTCGCGACTGTCGCGGCTGACCGACCGCATCCACGACCACGGGAGCCGGATCGCCATCCAGCTCGAACACGGCGGCCTCCGGAGCATGGAGACCTGGCACGCCGAATACCGCGACGAGCATCCCGCTCTCGAGCAACTCGCCGTCTCGCGACCCCCGTGGCAGTTGCGAACCCTCGATCAGCTGGGGTTTCTCTCGTACGACCCGCACGTCCTCACGACCGAAGAAGTGTACGACCTCGCGGCGGATTTCGGCCGGGCGGCGGCCCGTGCCGTCGACGCCGGCTACGACGCCGTCCACCTCGCCGGCGCGAACATGGGGATCGTCCAGCAGTTCTGCTCGCCCTTCTACAACCGCCGAGACGACGAGTTCGGCGGCTCGCCCGAAGCGCGACTCGAGTTCCTCGCGGTCGTCCACGACGAGATCCGCGAGCGGGCCGGCGACGTGCCGCTGCTGACGAAGGTGCCGGCTGAAACGCCCGCCCCGCCCGCGCCGGTCGTCCGCCGGAAGCTCTCGCTCCGGGACGGCGTCGAGATCGCCCGCCGGCTCGAGAAGATCGGCTACGACGCGGTCGTGCCGGTGCAGACGTCGGTCGTCTGGGACATGAGCATCGTCCGCGGGGAATATCCCGACCGCGCGTGGTCGAACGAGGGGCTGCAGGCGGAGTACGACGCGGCGTTCGGCGGCGCAGCACGAAAGCGACTCGTCGCGCTGGCGAACCGACTCCAATCGTTGCAGTACGGCTTCGAACCCGCGTGGAACGAGACGTTCTGTCGCCGGGTTCGCGAGCAGGTGTCGATCCCGGTGCTGGCGGAGGGTGGGATTCGCGAGCGAGCGCAGATGGATCGGTTGCTGGGCGACTCGAGCGGGGATCACGGAACCGACGCCGACCCGGCCTGTGACATGGTCGGCATGGCACGGCCGTTCTACGCCGAGCCGCGACTTGGCGCACGGCTGCTCGAGGCCGGCAGTAACGGGTCCGCCACCGGGGGCGACGACTCCGTACGTGTCCTCTGTGAGAGCTGCAACAACTGTACGGTACCACAAGCGACCGGCGCGCCGGGGGTCTGCCGGACGCCCACAGTGGTGCGAAAACGGGGCGAACTCGAGCGAAACGGTGCCTACGACCGGTCGTAG